Proteins from a single region of Caldivirga sp.:
- a CDS encoding GH116 family glycosyl hydrolase, which translates to MVKYSSGDILLGGLPLGGVGSGGVELDNRGRLVNARFANNWGFPIRELRGFHVFVKPKNSPGFFMQSTVNVIGFEGRGVVLDFEGRWPFAWLRASRNGVDVEVEAFTPIIPGNIKDSSLPAVGFTVRVKGSDALVVVSVPNVVGSNPIGRINRSINGGVLFTNTKAPDNDPAKGDMALITSKPKFTITQYNINAKPEHALKARTWKGAFENLEPWVTIDAGGMPRGEEPHEVIGLWDDPAGLVAVEVPDGDEARFIISWFFNGKWHLYNYDHYYENFFKDSREVAEYFLSSFDRLRSSTLDWQGRLIDPSLPDWLKDAIINSTYILTTSTWLTKDGRFSILEGVENCPCHGTIAGACYETGSLPIVLMFPELEKSFLKQLTNAIRDDGYVPHSLGIYSLNHVEDGTTAPPRWKDLNTTYILLVYRYFKRSNDADFIREVYPKLVKAFEWVLSQDKDGDGVPELSGDGDTAFDAMSVKGVDSYTVSTWLAALMAMREVARLMNDGSTLKRIEDTLSRARGVYNRLWLGDRFKAWDEPDFGKASFLAQIWGEWWSMLLDLGHVTDEDKVKRAMETIIRVNGSASPYTTPNLVDEDKGIIGYSPQTYSSWPRLVFSMMGVARELGVDGWLKIAEKEWSNLVRQGLTWNQPSRIDGRTGKPEPERGFLDHYIGSPAPWSLTYRYALSTLRIR; encoded by the coding sequence AATAGTCCTGGATTCTTCATGCAGAGTACTGTTAACGTGATAGGTTTTGAGGGTAGGGGTGTGGTCCTTGATTTTGAGGGTCGTTGGCCCTTTGCTTGGCTTAGGGCTAGTAGGAATGGTGTTGATGTTGAGGTTGAGGCATTCACACCAATAATACCAGGCAATATTAAGGATTCCTCATTACCAGCAGTGGGGTTCACTGTGAGGGTTAAGGGTTCGGATGCCTTAGTTGTAGTATCAGTGCCCAATGTGGTTGGCAGTAATCCAATTGGTAGAATTAATAGGAGCATTAATGGTGGTGTATTATTCACCAACACTAAGGCTCCTGATAATGATCCAGCTAAGGGTGATATGGCCCTAATTACCAGTAAGCCTAAATTCACCATTACTCAATATAACATTAATGCCAAGCCTGAGCATGCCCTTAAGGCTAGGACCTGGAAGGGGGCTTTCGAGAATCTTGAACCATGGGTGACAATTGATGCTGGTGGCATGCCAAGGGGTGAGGAACCTCATGAAGTTATTGGTCTCTGGGATGACCCAGCTGGCTTAGTTGCAGTGGAGGTTCCTGATGGTGATGAGGCTAGGTTCATCATTTCATGGTTCTTTAACGGTAAGTGGCACCTATACAATTATGATCACTACTACGAGAACTTCTTCAAGGATTCAAGGGAGGTTGCTGAGTATTTCCTCTCTAGTTTCGATAGGCTTAGGTCAAGCACACTTGACTGGCAGGGTAGGTTGATTGACCCATCACTGCCCGATTGGCTTAAGGACGCTATAATAAACAGTACGTATATATTGACTACGAGCACTTGGTTAACTAAGGATGGTAGATTCAGCATCCTTGAGGGTGTTGAGAATTGCCCATGCCACGGTACAATAGCTGGTGCATGCTATGAGACAGGCTCACTACCAATAGTCCTAATGTTCCCGGAGCTCGAAAAATCATTCCTAAAACAATTAACTAATGCAATTAGGGATGATGGCTATGTGCCTCACAGTCTAGGCATATATAGCCTGAATCACGTTGAGGACGGTACCACAGCGCCACCTAGGTGGAAGGACTTAAACACAACATACATACTCCTAGTGTATAGGTACTTTAAGAGGAGTAATGATGCTGATTTCATTAGGGAGGTTTACCCTAAGTTGGTTAAGGCCTTTGAATGGGTCCTAAGCCAGGATAAGGATGGTGATGGTGTACCGGAGTTAAGTGGTGATGGTGATACAGCCTTCGACGCCATGTCTGTTAAGGGTGTTGATAGTTACACTGTCAGTACCTGGTTAGCTGCCTTAATGGCTATGCGTGAGGTGGCTAGGTTAATGAATGATGGCTCAACTTTAAAGAGGATTGAGGATACGCTTAGTAGGGCTAGGGGTGTGTACAATAGGCTTTGGCTTGGTGATAGGTTTAAGGCTTGGGATGAGCCAGACTTCGGTAAGGCATCATTCCTAGCCCAGATTTGGGGTGAGTGGTGGAGTATGCTGCTTGACCTAGGCCACGTGACTGATGAGGATAAGGTTAAGAGGGCTATGGAGACTATAATTAGGGTTAATGGCTCAGCATCACCATATACTACGCCGAATCTAGTTGATGAGGATAAGGGCATTATAGGTTATAGTCCACAAACGTACTCATCCTGGCCTAGGCTAGTTTTCTCAATGATGGGTGTTGCTAGGGAACTTGGGGTAGATGGGTGGTTGAAGATTGCTGAGAAGGAGTGGAGTAACTTAGTTAGACAAGGCTTAACTTGGAATCAACCATCAAGGATAGATGGCAGGACAGGTAAGCCGGAGCCTGAGAGGGGATTCCTTGATCATTACATTGGGAGTCCAGCCCCATGGAGCCTAACGTATAGGTATGCGTTAAGTACACTGAGGATCCGTTAA